In Ruania zhangjianzhongii, the following proteins share a genomic window:
- a CDS encoding SRPBCC family protein, protein MPITDVHQDPEALTLTIVGECAASRTRLWEAWLDPRQLEQFWGPPTWPATFIRHETFPGGRSDYFMTGPDGSRAHGYWEFLSVDAGRAFEIIEGFAHEDGTVNDSLPHTRITVTFADLDAGSSFTAVSHFATLADLEQLVAMGTPEGMTQALGQMDTVLADLSSFAADRTVAAQILSDTQVRVSRVIRGTVDQVWRAHHEPELLKRWMLGPDGWRMTVCEVATAVGESYRYEWESDDGAPGFGFTGELVSAQAPYREVTTEAMIGMAGEPVRNDLTLSAVDGGTLLIQVITYPSAEVRDMVLATGMTDGMETSYQRLEREVLAAV, encoded by the coding sequence ATGCCGATCACCGACGTGCACCAAGACCCGGAAGCACTCACCCTCACCATCGTCGGTGAGTGTGCGGCGAGCCGGACCAGGCTCTGGGAGGCCTGGCTCGACCCGCGGCAGCTGGAGCAGTTCTGGGGCCCACCCACCTGGCCGGCGACGTTCATCCGGCACGAGACCTTCCCGGGCGGACGCTCGGACTACTTCATGACCGGCCCGGACGGGAGCCGCGCCCACGGCTACTGGGAGTTCCTCTCGGTCGATGCGGGTCGCGCGTTCGAGATCATCGAAGGCTTCGCGCACGAGGACGGCACGGTCAACGACTCGTTGCCGCACACCCGGATCACCGTCACGTTCGCCGACCTCGATGCGGGCTCCTCCTTCACCGCGGTGAGCCACTTTGCCACCCTGGCGGACCTGGAGCAGCTGGTCGCCATGGGCACACCGGAGGGGATGACCCAAGCTCTCGGCCAGATGGACACGGTACTGGCCGACCTCTCCTCATTCGCCGCGGACCGCACGGTCGCGGCCCAGATCCTCTCTGACACGCAGGTGCGTGTCTCCCGGGTGATCCGCGGCACGGTGGACCAGGTCTGGCGTGCCCACCACGAGCCAGAACTGCTGAAGCGGTGGATGCTCGGTCCGGACGGCTGGCGGATGACCGTCTGTGAGGTGGCCACCGCCGTCGGGGAGTCCTACCGGTACGAGTGGGAGTCTGACGACGGCGCGCCCGGCTTCGGCTTCACCGGTGAGCTGGTCTCGGCTCAGGCTCCGTACCGCGAGGTCACCACCGAGGCGATGATCGGCATGGCGGGCGAGCCGGTCCGGAACGACCTCACGCTCTCCGCCGTCGACGGCGGCACGCTGCTCATCCAGGTCATCACCTATCCGAGCGCTGAGGTGCGCGACATGGTGCTGGCCACCGGCATGACCGACGGAATGGAGACCTCCTACCAGCGCCTCGAGCGCGAGGTGCTCGCCGCCGTCTGA
- a CDS encoding ArsR/SmtB family transcription factor produces MVVDQFSEVEIDRLFRALADGTRRDILRRTLAGEASVSTLASYYDMSFAAVQKHVAMLQEAGLVTKERRGRERLVRGDPERLARARVLLTQLEGLWRERGRQLDDLLAHDPKE; encoded by the coding sequence ATGGTTGTAGATCAGTTCTCCGAAGTCGAGATCGATCGCCTCTTCCGTGCGCTGGCGGATGGGACGCGACGGGACATCCTGCGCCGCACCCTCGCGGGCGAGGCATCGGTCAGCACTCTGGCGAGCTACTACGACATGTCCTTCGCCGCAGTACAGAAGCATGTGGCGATGCTGCAGGAGGCGGGTCTGGTGACCAAGGAGCGTCGGGGGCGGGAACGTCTCGTCCGCGGCGACCCCGAACGTCTCGCCCGAGCCCGCGTGCTGCTCACCCAGCTCGAAGGCCTCTGGCGAGAGCGTGGTCGTCAGCTCGATGACCTGCTTGCCCACGATCCGAAGGAGTAG
- a CDS encoding CapA family protein, translated as MASSPQQRWVLPAALTALTIVLVVAMVLFFTRPWDPATSTDGPPEDTATATDPADQPSDERSPTPSEPEQEEATFTIGAAGDVLPHDTPIEESRTDDGYDFTPMLAATQDWSEGVDLALCNLEVPLSLPEEEPTGYPLFGAPDQLPQNLADLGWDGCSTGTNHSLDRGEDNLAYTLDVFDDVGLGHVGTARSQEEADAPQLYQLERGGQEITVAQIGGTYGTNGLPIPDDAPWSVSLLDADTLIEQASAARDGGADLVVATLHWGVEYQSYPNEDQTELAEALAESGQVDLIIGNHPHVPQPFALLDGGPDGEGMWVAYSLGNFISNQDDKCCVPQTGTGLFMTATVVKPVEGPARVTGLEWTAMTVDRVGGQVVYPLADLLGGERPDGLELDNSTLESRMDGVQEVMAESSGADFAERTEAPEPTGDAAEVTPRS; from the coding sequence ATGGCGTCTTCCCCCCAGCAACGCTGGGTGCTTCCTGCTGCCCTGACCGCTCTCACGATCGTGCTGGTGGTGGCGATGGTGCTGTTCTTCACCCGACCCTGGGACCCCGCCACCAGCACCGATGGCCCGCCAGAGGACACGGCCACGGCGACCGACCCGGCCGATCAGCCGAGCGACGAACGCAGCCCCACGCCGTCGGAGCCGGAGCAGGAGGAAGCAACCTTCACCATCGGCGCCGCAGGCGACGTACTCCCGCACGACACCCCGATCGAGGAATCGCGCACGGACGACGGTTACGACTTCACCCCGATGCTGGCAGCCACCCAGGACTGGAGCGAAGGGGTAGACCTGGCACTGTGCAATTTGGAGGTGCCACTCTCGCTGCCCGAGGAGGAGCCCACCGGCTACCCACTGTTCGGCGCCCCGGACCAGCTGCCACAAAATCTGGCGGACCTGGGCTGGGACGGCTGCTCCACCGGCACGAACCACTCCTTGGACCGCGGTGAGGACAACCTCGCCTACACCCTGGACGTCTTCGACGACGTCGGGCTCGGGCATGTCGGCACGGCGCGCAGCCAGGAGGAGGCCGACGCACCGCAGTTGTACCAGCTTGAGCGCGGGGGTCAGGAGATCACCGTGGCGCAGATCGGCGGCACCTACGGCACCAACGGGCTCCCGATCCCCGACGATGCCCCGTGGTCGGTGAGCCTCCTCGATGCCGACACGCTGATCGAGCAGGCCAGCGCCGCACGGGACGGCGGTGCGGACCTGGTGGTGGCCACCCTGCACTGGGGGGTGGAGTATCAGAGCTACCCGAACGAGGATCAGACCGAGCTCGCCGAAGCGCTCGCCGAATCCGGCCAGGTGGACCTGATCATCGGCAACCATCCGCACGTACCGCAGCCGTTCGCCCTGCTCGACGGCGGTCCGGACGGGGAGGGGATGTGGGTCGCCTACTCGTTGGGGAACTTCATCTCCAACCAGGACGACAAGTGCTGCGTCCCGCAGACCGGAACCGGGCTGTTCATGACCGCCACTGTGGTCAAGCCGGTGGAAGGTCCGGCCCGGGTGACCGGCCTGGAGTGGACGGCGATGACCGTGGACCGCGTCGGTGGTCAGGTGGTCTATCCGCTGGCCGACCTGCTCGGTGGCGAGCGGCCGGACGGCCTCGAGCTGGACAACAGCACACTTGAGTCCCGGATGGACGGGGTGCAGGAAGTGATGGCGGAGTCCTCAGGGGCTGACTTCGCCGAGCGTACCGAGGCGCCGGAGCCCACCGGCGATGCGGCCGAGGTCACCCCCCGGTCCTAG
- the pgsA gene encoding CDP-diacylglycerol--glycerol-3-phosphate 3-phosphatidyltransferase — protein sequence MSSNSESPAHQPASAEGQSIAPVWNLPNVLTMLRIALVPVFVVLLWQDSTATALAALAVFLIAAATDKLDGTIARRRGIVTNFGKIADPFADKLLTGAAMVVLSVLGVMPWWATILILIREIGITVLRFVMVRRSVIAASNGGKLKTVLQIVFLSMMMLPAVDLVGSPLGDWWETTAYVIMLLATAVTVVTGLDYCWRAWRITRDQKQ from the coding sequence GTGTCGAGCAACTCGGAGTCCCCGGCCCACCAACCCGCCAGCGCGGAGGGTCAATCGATCGCGCCGGTGTGGAACCTGCCGAACGTGCTCACTATGCTGCGCATCGCCTTGGTGCCCGTGTTCGTGGTGCTGCTCTGGCAGGACAGCACCGCCACCGCACTGGCCGCGCTCGCGGTGTTCCTCATCGCCGCCGCGACCGACAAGCTCGACGGTACGATCGCCCGCCGTCGCGGCATCGTGACCAACTTCGGCAAGATCGCCGACCCTTTTGCGGACAAGCTGCTCACCGGTGCGGCGATGGTGGTGCTCTCCGTCCTGGGTGTGATGCCGTGGTGGGCCACGATCCTCATCCTCATCCGGGAGATCGGGATCACCGTGCTCCGGTTCGTGATGGTGCGCCGGTCGGTGATCGCCGCATCCAACGGCGGCAAGCTGAAGACGGTGCTGCAGATCGTGTTCCTGTCGATGATGATGCTGCCGGCCGTTGACCTGGTCGGCTCTCCGCTGGGCGACTGGTGGGAGACGACCGCCTACGTGATCATGCTGCTCGCGACCGCAGTCACCGTGGTCACCGGTCTGGACTACTGCTGGCGCGCCTGGCGGATCACGCGCGACCAGAAGCAGTGA
- a CDS encoding CinA family protein: MTTGVAAQVIMRLRSSRLTLAVAESLTGGLLGAELVAVPGASAVFRGGALTYATDSKAEVLGVDAELLASSGPVHPQVAVQMADGARSLFGADLALATTGVAGPGPADGHPAGTVYVACTGQGRSPQVRWHLLAGGRPAVRAAAVQLALALLLD; the protein is encoded by the coding sequence GTGACCACCGGCGTCGCCGCGCAGGTGATCATGCGGCTGCGCAGCAGCCGGCTGACCCTCGCGGTGGCGGAATCGCTCACCGGCGGCCTGCTCGGTGCCGAGCTCGTCGCGGTGCCGGGCGCGTCAGCAGTCTTCCGTGGTGGCGCACTCACTTATGCCACCGATAGCAAGGCTGAGGTGCTTGGCGTAGATGCGGAACTGCTCGCCAGCTCCGGTCCGGTGCATCCGCAGGTGGCCGTGCAGATGGCCGACGGCGCCCGGTCGCTTTTCGGCGCCGACCTCGCCCTGGCCACCACGGGTGTGGCCGGCCCGGGCCCGGCGGATGGGCATCCCGCCGGCACCGTGTACGTCGCGTGCACCGGGCAGGGGCGCTCGCCTCAGGTGCGCTGGCACCTGCTGGCCGGGGGGCGCCCGGCGGTGCGCGCAGCCGCAGTGCAACTGGCGCTGGCGCTGCTGCTCGACTGA
- a CDS encoding helix-turn-helix domain-containing protein codes for MVVLRREIGDVLRGARQGQGRTLREVSSAARVSLGYLSEVERGQKEASSELLSSICTALSIPMSVVLREVSDRVALAEGVAIPDTIPADFINQFGHDEDLAAV; via the coding sequence ATGGTGGTACTACGGCGCGAGATCGGTGACGTCCTTCGTGGCGCTCGCCAGGGGCAGGGACGCACGCTGCGCGAGGTCTCCTCAGCAGCGCGAGTGTCCCTCGGTTACCTCTCCGAGGTGGAACGTGGGCAGAAGGAGGCCTCTTCGGAGTTGCTCTCCTCGATCTGCACCGCACTGAGCATCCCGATGTCAGTGGTGCTGCGCGAGGTCTCCGACCGGGTCGCGCTCGCCGAAGGGGTGGCCATCCCGGACACCATTCCGGCGGACTTCATCAACCAGTTCGGTCACGACGAGGACCTCGCCGCGGTCTGA
- a CDS encoding DNA-formamidopyrimidine glycosylase family protein, translated as MPEGDVLARLARLLTRSLADQVLVRSDLRWPEAAGADFTGRRSTGTVSYGKHLLTRFDDGRTLHTHMRMDGVWRARTTRTPPEPLRQPRVRAVLATQQWTCVGEQLGMLTVLRTRDEARLLSHLGPNLMAQGEALDAALDLAAANFTRSRGRPAGEVLLDQSVAAGIGTIYLAETLWRHQISPWRMVELVPDARALYATAAALMRRSADAPTLTATGSREQSTHVHGREGLACARCGTPIAMASIGPSAMERPAFHCPACQPG; from the coding sequence GTGCCCGAAGGTGACGTGCTGGCTCGGCTGGCGCGGCTGCTCACCCGCAGCCTGGCCGATCAGGTGCTGGTCCGTTCCGACCTGCGCTGGCCCGAAGCCGCCGGGGCGGACTTCACCGGTCGCCGCAGCACCGGCACGGTGAGCTACGGCAAACATCTGCTCACCCGGTTCGACGATGGCCGCACGCTGCACACGCATATGCGGATGGACGGCGTGTGGCGCGCTCGAACCACCCGGACCCCGCCGGAACCGCTGCGGCAACCGAGGGTGCGGGCCGTCCTGGCGACCCAGCAGTGGACCTGTGTGGGTGAGCAGCTGGGCATGCTCACCGTGCTGCGCACGCGGGACGAGGCACGCCTGTTGAGCCACCTGGGCCCGAACCTGATGGCTCAGGGTGAGGCGCTGGACGCCGCCCTCGATCTCGCGGCGGCGAACTTCACGCGGTCGAGGGGCCGCCCGGCGGGCGAGGTGTTGCTGGACCAGTCGGTGGCGGCCGGGATCGGCACGATCTATCTGGCCGAGACCCTCTGGCGGCACCAGATCAGTCCGTGGCGGATGGTGGAGCTGGTGCCGGACGCGCGTGCGCTGTACGCCACGGCGGCGGCGCTGATGCGCCGTTCGGCCGACGCTCCCACCCTCACCGCCACCGGCAGCCGGGAGCAGAGCACGCACGTGCACGGCCGGGAGGGACTGGCCTGTGCTCGCTGCGGGACGCCGATTGCCATGGCCTCGATCGGGCCGTCGGCCATGGAACGGCCCGCGTTCCACTGTCCCGCATGCCAGCCGGGCTGA
- a CDS encoding DEAD/DEAH box helicase produces MGVGSRRHNSAVASTPEPDAALGAFSAPTRSWFTGAFAAPTAAQGGAWESISSGEHTLVVAPTGSGKTLAAFLWALDHLLTGPEPAEGSRRCRVLYISPLKALAADVQRNLRSPLVGVARAAEETSTPVREVTVGVRTGDTPAAERRRFGTHPPDILITTPESLFLMLTSGAREGLRGVEQVIIDEVHALAGNKRGAHLALSLERLDALLEQPAQRIGLSATVRPPESVARYLTGEARPAEGSRSTRIVQPDATRPGSRQLRIDVAVPVPDLSDIAAAAPAQGSAPPEHGAASIWSHVTERVVDEITSHSSTIVFANSRRGAERLAARINEAHAQRQGTGSELDAGSAWAAEVPAQSGTSLGITDETGPAEIIARPHHGSMSRDERTATETALKNGTLPAVVATSSLELGIDMGAVDLVIQVGAPPSVASALQRIGRAGHQVGALSHGVVLPTHRGDLLAAATTSARARTGHIEATRTPTNPLDVLAQQIVAMCAVDDWTVTDLAALVRRAAPFTTLTDRVLTAVLDMLSGRYPSESFAELRPRITWDRVAGTLTGRPGARLLASVSGGTIPDRGMYGVYVAGESSARGGKRVGELDEEMVYESRVGDTFTLGSSTWRIEDITPDRVLVSPAPGLPGRLPFWKGDAPGRPAELGAAIGAMVRSVTEATTPADAVADWGLDDWARDNLLAYLAEQQEATGRLPDDRTIVVERFRDELGDWRVVIHSPYGAKVHAPWALILSARLRERFGLDVAAMHADDGIVLRLPDTEAAASVLDDFGPMTVDDLTAPTDTEAGEVPIEDLLLESERIDTDVMAALSSSPHFAARFREAAARSLMLPRRRPDQRQPLWQQRQRAAQLLAVAAEYPEFPVMLEAVRECLQDDFDTAALAELMRGIHARRVRVVEVSSAKPSPFAQSLLFGYVAQFLYGEDTPLAERRAAALTLDAGLVADLLGDGADVADLLDPEALASVEAEVELRTEAYRADGAERLVDLVRRLGPVSGEELAARATEPEAVTGWLDELQTARRVIEVRVGGQARWAVVEDAARLRDGLGVALPPGLPEELLEPVPSALVDLVRRYSRTHGPFRAQELAGHYGLGIGAVAPVLDDLTSRAVLAAGTLRPAQAHTPASAQLPGPDYCDADVLRRIRRRSLAALRAEVEAVPGEQLAVYLPRWHQVRALRGVDGVLAVIDQLAGAGVAASAWESMVLPARVRDYTPEMLDELTSSGEVIWVGAGGGPGNDGLVALLPAEAVADLAPEPEEVTGPVPAAVLEVLAGGGGVFFRDLAAGVVEQLGEQAPSESELLDALWETVWAGLVTNDTLTPLRARLGARPRPGTNARRRARPRGRSLRALALRGASLDQGAPMISAASAGGAGAGGLRAGGARAARSIPDEALGRWSLVRARSEPGRRATMAALALIDRDGLVTRGSAADRLPGGFSTAYRVLGQLEESGQVRRGYFVEGLGGALFALPDAVDALRAAEPDGAGSLLLAATDPANPYGAALGWPDPVSVAGEATGHRPGRKVGASVVLVGGQLVLYLERGARSVLAFTAEPEPLAAAAAELVAVAGSGALGRFTVTRIDGQRALGSTSATAAALTEAGFIAAPSGLRIPRR; encoded by the coding sequence ATGGGTGTCGGTAGCAGGCGGCACAATAGCGCCGTGGCATCGACACCAGAACCCGACGCGGCACTCGGCGCATTCAGCGCGCCGACGCGGTCCTGGTTCACCGGAGCATTCGCCGCGCCCACTGCCGCCCAGGGTGGCGCCTGGGAGTCGATCTCCTCCGGAGAGCACACGCTGGTGGTCGCGCCGACCGGCTCGGGCAAGACTCTCGCCGCGTTCCTCTGGGCACTGGACCACCTGCTCACCGGCCCGGAGCCGGCCGAGGGCTCCCGCCGCTGCCGGGTGCTGTACATCTCCCCGCTGAAGGCGCTGGCAGCAGACGTACAGCGCAACCTGCGCTCTCCGCTGGTGGGGGTGGCCCGCGCCGCCGAGGAGACCAGCACACCGGTGCGCGAGGTCACCGTCGGAGTACGGACCGGGGACACCCCGGCGGCCGAACGGCGTCGGTTCGGCACGCATCCGCCGGACATCCTGATCACCACGCCGGAATCGCTGTTCCTGATGCTCACCTCCGGCGCCCGGGAGGGGCTGCGCGGGGTGGAGCAGGTGATCATCGACGAGGTGCACGCGCTGGCGGGGAACAAGCGTGGCGCGCACCTGGCCCTCTCCCTGGAACGGCTGGATGCGTTGCTGGAGCAGCCGGCGCAGCGGATCGGGCTGTCCGCGACCGTACGGCCGCCGGAGTCGGTGGCGCGCTACCTGACCGGAGAAGCGCGCCCGGCCGAGGGCTCGCGCAGCACGCGGATCGTGCAGCCCGACGCCACTCGCCCAGGTAGCCGTCAGCTGCGCATCGACGTGGCCGTGCCTGTGCCCGATCTCAGCGATATCGCCGCCGCAGCGCCCGCTCAGGGGTCCGCGCCACCGGAACACGGCGCTGCCTCGATCTGGTCGCATGTGACCGAGCGGGTGGTCGACGAGATCACCAGCCACTCCTCCACCATCGTGTTCGCAAACTCCCGACGCGGGGCGGAACGGCTGGCTGCGCGAATCAACGAGGCGCACGCGCAGCGGCAGGGCACGGGCAGCGAGCTGGACGCCGGCTCCGCGTGGGCCGCCGAGGTCCCGGCCCAGTCCGGCACCTCGCTGGGCATCACAGATGAGACCGGACCGGCCGAGATCATCGCCCGCCCGCACCACGGGTCGATGAGCAGGGATGAGCGCACTGCCACCGAGACCGCGCTGAAGAACGGCACCCTCCCGGCGGTGGTGGCCACCTCCTCGTTGGAGCTGGGTATCGACATGGGCGCTGTGGACCTGGTGATCCAGGTGGGTGCCCCACCGTCGGTGGCCAGTGCGCTGCAACGCATCGGCCGCGCCGGGCACCAGGTCGGCGCCCTGTCCCACGGAGTGGTGCTACCCACCCACCGCGGTGATCTGCTTGCCGCCGCCACCACCTCCGCCCGCGCACGCACCGGGCACATCGAGGCCACCCGCACCCCCACCAACCCCCTGGACGTGCTGGCGCAACAGATCGTGGCGATGTGCGCCGTCGACGACTGGACAGTGACCGACCTGGCCGCACTGGTGCGCCGTGCCGCCCCGTTCACCACGCTCACCGACCGGGTGCTCACCGCCGTGCTGGACATGCTTTCCGGCCGGTACCCGAGCGAGAGCTTCGCCGAGCTGCGCCCGCGGATCACCTGGGACCGCGTCGCCGGCACGCTGACCGGCAGGCCCGGGGCCCGGCTGCTGGCCAGCGTGAGCGGCGGCACCATCCCGGACCGGGGAATGTACGGGGTGTACGTGGCCGGAGAATCCAGCGCTCGTGGTGGCAAACGGGTCGGCGAGCTGGACGAGGAGATGGTGTACGAGTCTCGCGTGGGTGACACGTTCACCCTGGGCTCCTCCACCTGGCGGATCGAGGACATCACCCCCGACCGGGTGCTGGTCTCCCCCGCTCCCGGCCTGCCCGGGAGGCTGCCGTTCTGGAAGGGGGACGCTCCCGGCCGGCCGGCCGAGCTCGGGGCCGCGATCGGGGCGATGGTGCGGTCGGTGACCGAAGCGACCACCCCGGCCGACGCCGTCGCCGACTGGGGGCTGGACGACTGGGCACGGGACAACCTGCTCGCCTACCTGGCCGAGCAGCAGGAGGCCACCGGCCGGCTACCGGATGACCGGACCATCGTGGTGGAGCGCTTCCGGGACGAGCTCGGGGACTGGCGGGTGGTGATCCACTCCCCCTACGGCGCCAAGGTGCACGCGCCGTGGGCGCTGATCCTCTCCGCGCGGCTACGGGAGCGGTTCGGGCTCGACGTAGCCGCGATGCACGCCGACGACGGAATCGTGCTGCGGTTGCCGGATACCGAGGCCGCAGCCTCCGTCCTGGACGACTTCGGACCGATGACGGTCGACGACCTCACCGCACCGACCGACACCGAGGCCGGTGAGGTGCCGATCGAGGACCTGCTGCTCGAGTCTGAGCGCATCGATACGGATGTGATGGCCGCACTCAGCTCGTCACCGCACTTCGCCGCCCGGTTCCGGGAAGCAGCCGCCCGCTCGCTGATGCTTCCTCGACGGCGCCCGGACCAGCGTCAACCGTTGTGGCAGCAGCGCCAGCGCGCCGCCCAGCTGCTCGCCGTGGCAGCGGAGTACCCAGAGTTCCCGGTGATGCTGGAGGCGGTGCGCGAGTGCCTGCAGGACGACTTCGATACCGCCGCGCTGGCAGAGCTGATGCGGGGCATCCACGCTCGTCGGGTCCGGGTGGTGGAGGTCAGCAGCGCCAAACCCTCACCGTTCGCGCAGTCGCTGCTGTTCGGGTACGTGGCCCAGTTCCTCTACGGCGAGGACACCCCGCTGGCAGAGCGCCGGGCCGCCGCGCTGACCCTGGACGCCGGCCTGGTGGCGGATCTGCTCGGCGACGGTGCGGACGTGGCCGATCTGCTCGATCCTGAGGCCCTTGCCTCGGTGGAGGCCGAGGTGGAGCTACGCACCGAGGCCTACCGGGCCGACGGCGCGGAGCGGCTGGTGGACCTGGTGCGCCGCCTCGGACCGGTGAGCGGTGAGGAGTTGGCGGCGCGGGCCACCGAACCGGAGGCCGTGACCGGCTGGCTGGATGAGCTGCAGACCGCACGACGGGTGATCGAGGTTCGGGTCGGCGGCCAGGCACGGTGGGCAGTAGTGGAGGACGCGGCCCGGTTGCGGGACGGGCTCGGCGTGGCGCTGCCGCCGGGGCTGCCCGAGGAGCTGCTGGAGCCGGTGCCGTCCGCGCTGGTGGACCTGGTCCGCCGGTACTCCCGCACGCACGGCCCGTTCCGCGCGCAGGAGCTCGCCGGCCACTACGGCCTCGGAATCGGCGCGGTGGCTCCAGTGCTGGACGATCTGACCAGCCGCGCGGTGCTCGCCGCCGGAACGCTTCGCCCCGCGCAGGCCCACACCCCGGCTAGCGCGCAGTTGCCCGGTCCGGACTACTGCGATGCGGACGTGCTGCGCCGGATCCGGCGCCGTTCGTTGGCGGCGCTGCGCGCTGAGGTGGAGGCGGTCCCGGGTGAACAGCTCGCGGTCTACCTGCCGCGGTGGCACCAGGTGCGGGCGCTGCGCGGGGTCGACGGCGTACTCGCGGTGATCGACCAGCTCGCCGGGGCGGGCGTGGCCGCCTCGGCGTGGGAGTCGATGGTGCTGCCGGCGCGGGTGCGGGACTACACCCCGGAGATGCTCGATGAGCTGACCAGCTCCGGTGAGGTGATCTGGGTCGGGGCCGGTGGCGGACCGGGCAACGACGGCCTGGTCGCGCTGCTGCCGGCCGAAGCGGTCGCAGATCTGGCACCGGAACCGGAGGAGGTCACCGGGCCCGTACCGGCAGCCGTGCTGGAGGTGCTCGCCGGTGGTGGCGGGGTGTTCTTCCGGGACCTGGCCGCCGGTGTGGTGGAGCAGCTCGGTGAGCAGGCGCCGTCAGAATCGGAGCTGCTGGATGCGCTGTGGGAGACCGTCTGGGCCGGGCTGGTCACCAATGACACGCTCACGCCGTTACGGGCCCGGTTGGGGGCGCGCCCGCGCCCGGGGACGAACGCTCGCCGGCGGGCGCGGCCTCGGGGCCGTTCGTTGCGGGCCCTGGCGCTACGTGGGGCGAGTCTGGACCAGGGGGCGCCGATGATCTCAGCTGCGAGTGCGGGTGGTGCGGGTGCAGGTGGGCTGCGTGCGGGTGGGGCGCGTGCGGCGCGCTCCATACCGGACGAGGCATTGGGTCGCTGGTCGCTGGTGCGGGCGCGCAGCGAACCGGGCCGGCGGGCGACGATGGCGGCGCTGGCGCTGATCGACCGGGATGGCCTGGTCACCCGTGGCAGTGCGGCCGATCGCCTGCCCGGCGGCTTCTCCACCGCCTACCGGGTACTCGGCCAGCTGGAGGAGTCCGGGCAGGTGCGGCGCGGGTATTTCGTGGAAGGCCTGGGCGGGGCGCTGTTCGCACTTCCGGATGCGGTGGATGCGCTCCGCGCCGCCGAGCCCGATGGTGCGGGTTCCCTGCTGCTGGCCGCCACCGACCCGGCCAACCCCTACGGCGCGGCGCTGGGCTGGCCGGATCCAGTCTCCGTGGCGGGAGAGGCGACCGGCCACCGGCCCGGGCGCAAAGTGGGCGCGAGCGTGGTGCTGGTCGGCGGGCAACTGGTGCTCTACCTCGAGCGCGGCGCCCGCTCGGTGCTCGCGTTCACCGCCGAGCCGGAGCCGTTAGCCGCCGCCGCGGCCGAGCTGGTGGCGGTGGCCGGCAGCGGTGCGCTGGGCCGGTTCACCGTGACCCGGATCGACGGGCAGCGCGCGCTGGGCAGCACCTCGGCAACGGCGGCGGCGCTGACCGAAGCCGGCTTCATCGCCGCACCGAGCGGGTTGCGGATCCCGAGGCGGTGA